Proteins encoded within one genomic window of Streptomyces rubradiris:
- a CDS encoding DUF1844 domain-containing protein, with the protein MSDTPPESPDFDAMTRDIAEVPAVEVIVTVAVNLMSAAAVKLGLSEEGEKYKDLDEARKLITGLAGLLDASATEISSFHAAPLRDGLKSLQLAFREASVVPDEPGQGPGEKYTGPVYG; encoded by the coding sequence ATGAGTGACACCCCTCCTGAGTCCCCCGACTTCGACGCGATGACCCGGGACATCGCCGAGGTCCCCGCCGTCGAGGTGATCGTGACGGTCGCCGTCAACCTGATGAGCGCCGCCGCCGTGAAGCTCGGGCTGAGCGAGGAGGGCGAGAAGTACAAGGACCTGGACGAGGCCCGCAAGCTGATCACCGGGCTCGCCGGTCTGCTGGACGCGAGCGCGACCGAGATCAGCTCCTTCCACGCGGCCCCGCTGCGCGACGGCCTGAAGTCGCTCCAGCTGGCGTTCCGCGAGGCGTCGGTCGTCCCGGACGAGCCGGGCCAGGGTCCGGGCGAGAAGTACACCGGCCCGGTCTACGGCTGA